From the genome of Solidesulfovibrio carbinolicus, one region includes:
- a CDS encoding tetratricopeptide repeat-containing serine protease family protein gives MPVRPASGAFRAVAAGLLGLSLALPGGAGSAWADFDDALRAYERGDDARARQELRPLLSADNPAAFWLAGRMAEAGRGGTPPDAAEAAKWYRRAADGGSVPAMLSLAVLHLEGRGVPQSDSRAGDWLRKAAGRGSAQALLLTGAMRLEGRLGPASDAPGYLRKAMAAGSGEAAVLLGELYLAGKVVPRDPAEAYRLALFAESKGRLGEPFASRLGRLSAQAASELPPAQAQAIRGRSGGREVSPRQDEKPAESLRTGTGFVVSRLGHVVTNAHVAEGCKSLVAMVDGKPVAASLLRLDPEHDLALVRLAVAPDKVLVLREGRELSPGTPVFAAGYPGEAARTGRMRVTSGRTRDLASGMGPAGDLAVSAEVLPGNSGGPLLDAGGRVAGVVRARRDGAAVRARVGEGLGDVGFAVPLASLKAFLSRGQVPFVSAPSSGQRNVIEVERDVTGAVLPLFCRPGR, from the coding sequence ATGCCGGTGCGTCCTGCTTCAGGCGCTTTCAGGGCCGTGGCCGCCGGGCTGCTTGGCCTGTCCCTGGCGCTGCCGGGGGGCGCGGGATCGGCCTGGGCCGATTTCGACGACGCTTTGCGCGCGTACGAGCGCGGGGACGATGCCCGGGCCAGACAGGAGCTGCGGCCGCTTCTTTCCGCGGACAATCCGGCCGCCTTCTGGCTGGCCGGCCGCATGGCCGAGGCCGGCCGGGGCGGCACGCCGCCCGATGCGGCCGAAGCGGCCAAGTGGTATCGTCGGGCAGCCGACGGCGGCTCGGTGCCGGCCATGCTGTCCCTGGCCGTGCTGCATCTGGAGGGCCGGGGCGTTCCCCAAAGCGACTCGCGAGCCGGGGATTGGCTGCGCAAGGCGGCCGGGCGCGGCTCGGCCCAGGCGTTGCTGCTCACCGGAGCCATGCGCCTGGAAGGTCGCCTGGGGCCGGCCTCGGACGCGCCGGGCTATCTGCGCAAGGCCATGGCCGCCGGTTCGGGCGAGGCGGCGGTGTTATTGGGCGAGCTTTATCTGGCCGGCAAGGTGGTTCCCCGCGATCCGGCCGAAGCCTACCGCCTGGCCCTTTTTGCCGAGAGCAAGGGGCGGCTTGGCGAGCCTTTCGCCTCCCGCCTTGGCCGGCTGTCGGCCCAGGCGGCCAGCGAACTGCCGCCGGCCCAGGCCCAGGCCATCCGGGGTCGGTCTGGCGGTCGGGAGGTTTCACCGCGCCAGGACGAAAAACCGGCCGAAAGCCTGCGCACCGGCACGGGCTTTGTGGTCAGCCGGTTGGGGCATGTGGTCACCAACGCCCATGTGGCCGAGGGTTGCAAGAGCCTTGTGGCCATGGTGGACGGCAAGCCTGTGGCGGCCAGCCTGTTGCGCCTGGACCCGGAACACGACTTGGCGTTGGTGCGGCTGGCCGTAGCCCCGGACAAGGTTCTCGTCCTGCGCGAAGGACGGGAACTCTCCCCGGGGACGCCGGTTTTTGCCGCGGGCTACCCGGGCGAGGCGGCGCGTACGGGCCGGATGCGCGTGACTTCGGGCCGCACCCGGGATTTGGCCAGCGGCATGGGGCCGGCCGGGGATCTGGCCGTGAGCGCCGAGGTCCTGCCGGGCAACAGCGGCGGGCCGCTCCTGGACGCAGGCGGCCGGGTGGCCGGGGTGGTGCGGGCGCGCCGCGATGGCGCGGCTGTGCGGGCCAGGGTGGGCGAGGGGCTGGGCGACGTGGGCTTTGCCGTGCCCCTGGCCTCGCTCAAGGCCTTTTTATCCCGTGGCCAGGTTCCCTTTGTTTCGGCGCCCAGTTCCGGGCAGCGCAACGTCATTGAAGTGGAACGCGATGTGACCGGGGCGGTGCTGCCGCTTTTCTGCCGGCCCGGCCGGTAG
- a CDS encoding potassium transporter Kup, whose product MKSPRAAHGGHAPKPTAALTLAALGVVFGDIGTSPLYAIKECFHGIHAIAVTPDNILGVLSLIFWSLTMVITVKYVLFITAADNRGEGGIFALIELLPKDAGHRHVRTVLAFLGLCGAALLYGDGIITPAISVLSAVEGLTVATDAAAPLVMPITCLILFGLFAVQRRGTAGIGKVFGPVMLVWFGVLAVLGLKEILLAPQVLSAVNPIHAFKFFLENHLHGVVVLGSVVLCITGGEALYADLGHFGRRPIQRSWLLVVFPCLLLNYFGQGAGLLLDPSIAPNPFYSLVPDTLLYPMAALSTAATVIASQALISGVFSLTRQAIQLGVCPRLRIVHTSSDMEGQIYIPEVNFALMWACIGLTLAFGESSRLAAAYGIAVTATMGITSILYFFVARWTWKQPLYRVLPPVLIFLAFDLAYFGSNLLKVADGGWFTLLIAGLIVLAMATWKDGRAALRRLSVATAVPLRLFLSEISTKNPIRVPGTAVFMSLSPQGTPVTLLHHYKHNKVFHDKVVILSVTASDVPTVPEADRLDIQDMGQGFYRIVARYGFMETPDVPAVMAQARSLGVPIAPPADTTYFLGRESLLTTGKAKMAGFRKSLFALMSRNARPATAYFGLPPGRVVELGVQVEL is encoded by the coding sequence TTGAAAAGCCCCCGCGCCGCCCACGGCGGCCACGCCCCAAAGCCCACCGCCGCCCTGACCCTGGCCGCTCTTGGCGTCGTTTTCGGCGACATCGGCACAAGCCCGCTGTACGCCATCAAGGAATGCTTCCACGGCATCCACGCCATCGCCGTGACCCCGGACAACATTCTGGGCGTGCTGTCGCTCATTTTCTGGTCCCTGACCATGGTCATCACGGTCAAGTATGTGCTTTTCATCACCGCCGCCGACAACCGGGGCGAGGGCGGCATCTTCGCCCTCATCGAGCTTTTGCCCAAGGACGCCGGCCATCGCCACGTGCGCACGGTCCTGGCTTTTCTGGGGCTTTGCGGCGCGGCGCTGCTCTACGGCGACGGCATCATCACCCCGGCCATTTCCGTGCTCTCGGCCGTGGAGGGCCTGACCGTGGCCACCGACGCCGCCGCCCCCCTGGTCATGCCCATCACCTGCCTGATCCTGTTTGGGCTCTTTGCCGTCCAGCGACGGGGCACGGCCGGCATCGGCAAGGTTTTCGGGCCGGTCATGCTCGTCTGGTTCGGCGTGCTGGCCGTGCTGGGGCTTAAGGAAATCCTGCTGGCTCCCCAGGTGCTCTCGGCCGTCAACCCGATCCATGCCTTCAAGTTCTTCCTGGAAAACCACCTCCATGGGGTGGTGGTGCTCGGCTCGGTGGTGTTGTGCATCACCGGCGGCGAGGCCCTGTATGCCGATCTTGGCCATTTCGGCCGCCGGCCCATCCAGCGCTCCTGGCTGCTGGTGGTCTTCCCCTGCCTGCTGCTCAACTACTTCGGCCAGGGCGCGGGGTTGCTGCTTGATCCTTCCATCGCCCCCAACCCGTTTTACAGCCTCGTGCCCGACACCCTGCTCTACCCCATGGCGGCCCTGTCCACGGCGGCCACGGTCATCGCCTCCCAGGCGCTTATCTCCGGGGTCTTTTCGCTCACGCGCCAGGCCATCCAGCTTGGCGTGTGCCCGCGGCTTCGCATCGTGCACACTTCCAGCGACATGGAAGGACAGATCTACATCCCGGAAGTCAATTTCGCCCTCATGTGGGCCTGCATCGGCCTGACCCTGGCCTTTGGCGAATCCAGCCGCCTGGCCGCCGCCTACGGCATCGCCGTCACGGCCACCATGGGCATCACCTCCATCCTCTACTTCTTCGTGGCCCGCTGGACCTGGAAACAACCGCTGTATCGCGTGCTGCCCCCGGTCCTGATCTTTTTGGCCTTCGATCTGGCCTACTTTGGCTCCAACCTCCTCAAGGTGGCCGACGGCGGCTGGTTCACCCTGCTCATCGCCGGCCTGATCGTCCTGGCCATGGCCACCTGGAAAGACGGCCGGGCCGCCCTGCGCCGGCTGTCCGTGGCCACGGCCGTGCCGCTGCGGCTGTTTTTGTCCGAGATCTCGACCAAAAATCCCATCCGCGTGCCCGGCACGGCCGTGTTCATGTCGCTGTCGCCCCAGGGCACGCCGGTCACCCTGCTCCACCACTACAAGCACAACAAGGTCTTCCACGACAAGGTCGTGATCCTAAGCGTCACCGCCTCCGACGTGCCCACCGTCCCCGAGGCCGACCGTCTGGACATCCAGGACATGGGCCAGGGCTTTTACCGGATCGTGGCTCGCTACGGCTTCATGGAAACCCCGGACGTGCCGGCCGTCATGGCCCAGGCCCGGAGCCTCGGCGTGCCCATCGCTCCGCCGGCCGACACCACCTATTTCCTGGGCCGCGAGAGCCTGCTCACCACGGGCAAGGCCAAAATGGCCGGCTTTCGCAAGAGCCTTTTCGCGCTTATGTCGCGCAACGCCCGGCCGGCCACGGCCTACTTCGGGTTGCCGCCGGGACGGGTGGTGGAGCTGGGCGTCCAGGTGGAGCTCTAG
- the tatC gene encoding twin-arginine translocase subunit TatC, whose protein sequence is MTDTPKPVDDPKELPEAAPAGDALPDTAADTPPPPSPAVGSASGMKEAPLLEHLVELRQRLVRCLIAVGVGFALSYSFAERLLDVLLKPLMDVMPAGSKLIATSLPETFFTVMKLAMVAGAFVASPYIFYQLWQFVAPGLYKEERKIIIPVAFATAVCFVGGALFGYFIVFPFGFKFFVDYASDYITVMPTISAYFSLAVTLLFAFGVIFELPVFIFFLTSLGMVGTKALRKFRRWAILLSFVVSAVLTPTPDAINQLLMAGPMIVLYEVGIWVSWFVDKQRLEEKARRKAEQEAAADGGPKEPPRSPDTPGAPEAPEATATADADAAPDEAATNSEARATSPADAVPADVASADDAVPTAAAPTADAQEGKKTADADAAAKDDGQGPKAG, encoded by the coding sequence ATGACCGATACGCCCAAGCCCGTAGACGATCCTAAAGAGCTGCCCGAGGCCGCCCCTGCCGGCGACGCCTTGCCTGACACCGCCGCCGACACGCCGCCGCCGCCGTCCCCAGCTGTTGGCAGCGCTTCGGGCATGAAGGAAGCGCCGCTGCTGGAACATCTGGTGGAGCTGCGCCAACGCTTGGTGCGCTGCCTCATCGCCGTGGGCGTGGGGTTTGCGCTGAGCTATTCCTTTGCCGAGCGCCTGCTTGACGTGCTCCTCAAGCCCCTGATGGACGTCATGCCGGCCGGCAGCAAGCTCATCGCCACCAGCCTGCCCGAGACGTTTTTCACGGTCATGAAGCTGGCCATGGTGGCCGGCGCGTTCGTGGCCAGCCCCTATATCTTCTATCAGCTGTGGCAGTTCGTGGCCCCGGGGCTGTACAAAGAGGAACGCAAGATCATCATTCCCGTGGCCTTCGCCACGGCGGTGTGTTTCGTCGGCGGGGCGCTTTTCGGCTATTTCATCGTGTTCCCGTTTGGGTTTAAGTTCTTCGTGGACTACGCCTCGGACTACATCACGGTCATGCCGACCATCAGCGCCTATTTCTCCCTGGCCGTCACGCTGCTGTTCGCTTTTGGCGTCATCTTCGAACTGCCGGTCTTCATCTTTTTCCTCACCAGCCTGGGCATGGTCGGCACCAAGGCCCTGCGCAAATTCCGCCGCTGGGCCATCCTGTTGAGCTTCGTCGTGTCCGCCGTGCTGACGCCCACCCCGGACGCCATCAACCAGCTGCTCATGGCCGGCCCCATGATCGTGCTCTATGAGGTGGGCATCTGGGTGTCCTGGTTCGTGGACAAGCAACGATTGGAGGAAAAGGCCCGGCGCAAGGCCGAGCAGGAAGCCGCCGCCGACGGCGGCCCCAAGGAGCCGCCGCGTTCGCCCGACACGCCGGGCGCGCCCGAAGCCCCCGAAGCCACGGCAACCGCCGACGCCGACGCTGCCCCGGACGAGGCCGCAACAAACAGCGAGGCTCGGGCGACCAGCCCTGCCGACGCCGTCCCGGCCGATGTCGCGAGCGCGGACGACGCCGTGCCCACTGCCGCAGCGCCTACGGCCGACGCCCAGGAGGGCAAGAAGACCGCGGATGCCGACGCGGCCGCCAAGGACGACGGCCAAGGCCCCAAGGCCGGCTAG
- a CDS encoding EI24 domain-containing protein, translated as MLTAFPKGLAAHARGIRFALAHKGYLGLCAIPFALALVLYGVGFAVFASHGDQMLAALWSPDAQAGGLAGALAWLYLHVFKYILYVLAFVIMYFLFMVTANILAAPLYDHMAGRMLALAGASRQGPALSFGRLMLEEIKKAVFVMAAPLLLLFIPVLGQVLAPAAAAMLLALDFLDYPFCREEERFGVRLRRLTKNPLLLLGFGLPLLIPGLNILLFPFAILGGTLLYLDLTGRSVNPPGK; from the coding sequence ATGTTGACCGCCTTTCCCAAAGGACTCGCCGCCCACGCCAGGGGCATCCGCTTCGCCCTGGCCCACAAAGGCTATCTGGGCCTTTGCGCCATTCCCTTTGCCCTGGCCCTGGTGCTCTACGGCGTGGGCTTTGCCGTGTTCGCCAGCCACGGCGACCAAATGCTGGCCGCCTTATGGTCCCCCGACGCCCAGGCCGGCGGGCTGGCCGGCGCGCTGGCCTGGCTGTACCTGCACGTGTTCAAGTACATCCTGTATGTCCTGGCCTTTGTCATCATGTATTTCCTGTTCATGGTCACGGCCAACATCCTGGCTGCGCCGCTTTACGACCACATGGCCGGGCGTATGCTGGCCCTGGCCGGCGCGTCGCGCCAGGGGCCGGCCCTGTCCTTTGGCCGGCTGATGCTGGAAGAAATCAAGAAAGCGGTCTTTGTCATGGCCGCGCCGCTGCTGCTGCTTTTTATTCCGGTCCTGGGGCAGGTGCTGGCCCCGGCTGCGGCGGCCATGCTTCTGGCGCTGGATTTCCTCGACTACCCGTTTTGCCGGGAAGAAGAGCGCTTTGGCGTGCGGCTGCGCCGGCTGACCAAAAATCCCCTGCTGTTGCTGGGTTTTGGGCTGCCGCTGCTTATCCCTGGCCTCAACATCCTGCTCTTCCCCTTCGCCATCCTGGGCGGCACGCTGCTCTATCTCGACCTGACCGGGCGCTCCGTGAACCCGCCTGGAAAATGA